The proteins below come from a single Thermus aquaticus genomic window:
- a CDS encoding phosphoribosyltransferase family protein — GEVVWVEAGELKSLQVLPPSPTPCAFEWIYFARPDSLLDGIEAYQARVRMGEELFREAPAEADIVVPVPDSGIGAAVGYARASGLPLEYGLYKTPSAGRPFTQPPQELGDLKTRLKLSPTSAVRGKRVVLIDDSIVRGTTSRRIVGMLKEAGAKEV; from the coding sequence GGGGAGGTGGTCTGGGTAGAGGCGGGGGAGCTCAAAAGCCTCCAGGTCCTCCCCCCAAGCCCCACCCCTTGCGCCTTTGAGTGGATCTACTTCGCCCGGCCCGATAGTCTCTTGGACGGGATAGAGGCCTACCAGGCCCGGGTGCGGATGGGGGAGGAGCTCTTCCGGGAGGCCCCGGCGGAGGCGGACATCGTGGTCCCCGTGCCCGACTCCGGCATAGGGGCCGCCGTGGGCTACGCCCGGGCCAGCGGCCTCCCCCTGGAGTACGGCCTTTACAAGACCCCCTCCGCCGGGCGCCCCTTCACCCAGCCCCCCCAGGAGCTCGGGGACCTGAAGACCCGCCTCAAGCTCTCCCCCACCTCGGCGGTGAGGGGCAAGCGGGTGGTCCTCATAGACGACTCCATCGTCCGGGGCACCACCAGCAGGCGCATCGTGGGCATGTTGAAGGAGGCGGGGGCCAAGGAGGTCC